One part of the Tindallia californiensis genome encodes these proteins:
- a CDS encoding helix-turn-helix domain-containing protein — translation MKFTIGLIGAEDSVTIMDKVSKEYEKEAVFIPLPYRCKEDAICLAEQHIDKMDAVIFSGHVPYYIVMKKMKMEIPSLYLPHSGTSIYQALLKMKNSGRNIEKVSFDNVSTTEMNEIYEDLEMSSKNVFIKEYEQNLKYQEWADYHTNLFRNEKTEAAVTCLKETSKILQREGIPVYRVLVTRPLIRQVIESALYEVKARKLRHNQIAVLVVNIDEFKKEIKKFPSEYGVQKLKLDFHRILLDYAEETKGRIFSMGNDEYLIFTTGGSLENSSKNHGEITLLDIIRKKLKMRASVGIGFDTTAYDAEHNARIGLEHAKKYGGDCLFIVDQNHRIKGPLGKEHQLEYRLASLEEKIISVAEKTKLSVKSVNRIVAMMDKHGCKVTAKEFAHYLRMTERSARRILGALEEKGYSKIVGEESEGKGRPRKIYELQL, via the coding sequence TTGAAATTTACAATTGGATTAATTGGAGCAGAGGACTCAGTAACGATAATGGATAAAGTTTCGAAAGAATATGAAAAAGAAGCAGTGTTTATTCCTCTGCCGTATAGATGCAAAGAAGATGCTATATGCCTGGCAGAACAACATATCGATAAAATGGATGCAGTTATTTTTTCAGGGCATGTACCATATTACATTGTGATGAAAAAAATGAAAATGGAAATTCCTAGTCTTTACTTGCCGCATAGCGGAACGAGTATTTACCAAGCGCTTCTGAAAATGAAGAATAGTGGCAGGAACATTGAAAAGGTGAGTTTTGATAATGTCTCAACAACAGAAATGAATGAAATTTACGAAGATTTGGAGATGTCCAGTAAAAATGTTTTTATAAAAGAATATGAGCAAAATTTAAAGTATCAAGAGTGGGCAGATTATCATACGAATCTATTTAGAAATGAAAAAACCGAAGCAGCTGTAACCTGTCTGAAAGAAACAAGCAAGATTTTACAAAGGGAAGGGATACCAGTGTACAGAGTATTAGTAACTCGCCCTCTAATTCGACAAGTAATTGAATCAGCGCTATATGAGGTTAAAGCTAGAAAACTTAGACATAATCAAATTGCTGTGTTGGTAGTAAATATAGATGAATTCAAAAAAGAAATCAAGAAATTCCCTTCAGAATATGGAGTGCAAAAGCTTAAGCTAGATTTTCATAGAATTCTTTTAGACTATGCTGAAGAAACTAAAGGTAGAATTTTCTCAATGGGAAATGATGAATACTTGATTTTTACTACGGGTGGATCTTTAGAAAACTCTTCAAAAAACCATGGTGAAATAACACTCTTAGATATAATCCGGAAAAAGCTGAAGATGAGAGCAAGTGTTGGTATAGGGTTTGATACTACTGCCTATGATGCTGAGCATAATGCACGAATTGGTCTTGAACATGCAAAAAAATATGGAGGGGATTGCCTTTTTATAGTTGATCAAAATCATAGAATCAAAGGACCGCTTGGAAAGGAGCATCAGCTTGAATACAGGCTGGCTTCGCTTGAGGAAAAAATTATATCTGTAGCTGAAAAAACAAAATTAAGTGTAAAAAGTGTTAATCGAATTGTTGCCATGATGGATAAACATGGATGCAAAGTTACGGCAAAAGAGTTTGCCCACTATTTGAGAATGACTGAACGCAGTGCTCGTCGAATTTTAGGTGCTTTAGAGGAAAAGGGATATTCTAAGATTGTTGGAGAAGAAAGTGAAGGAAAAGGAAGGCCTAGAAAGATATATGAGCTACAATTATAG
- a CDS encoding M20 metallopeptidase family protein, which produces MNEIVRDKIEANEAWIINHRRALHQIPEKSKEEWKTKEYIKKSLTDLGIEVKEGYYNTGLVGVIYGEQAGRTIGIRFDMDALEMEEKVETEFKSLNKGLMHACGHDGHMAMGLGCAKVLNEMKDQICGVVKLVFQPAEEDATTGGGAQHMIKDGVLSDEPKIEAMVGMHIWPKLKVGEVGSRVGPIMAASDPFNVEVVGKGVHASLPYMGIDPIITASQIIVNLQSVISRNISPFEQGVMSIGIMQGGTQYNTIPERVHFYGTVRSFNEETRLRIHDRMKTVIEKGAEAMNAKAKFNYTFGYPAVINNEKMVKIAKFSTEEMLGEGSYIEVDQPAPGGEDFAFFAKEVPSVFLWLGYGEEEEIHPPHSPHYEFNEAILALGTKVLCKTALEWCRLNK; this is translated from the coding sequence ATGAATGAAATTGTTAGAGACAAAATAGAAGCGAACGAAGCATGGATTATTAATCATCGAAGAGCTCTTCATCAGATCCCTGAAAAAAGTAAGGAAGAATGGAAAACAAAAGAATATATTAAAAAGTCATTAACAGACCTGGGAATTGAAGTTAAGGAAGGATATTACAACACTGGTTTAGTTGGAGTAATCTACGGAGAGCAGGCAGGACGTACCATTGGAATTAGGTTTGATATGGATGCGTTGGAAATGGAAGAAAAGGTAGAAACTGAATTTAAGTCATTGAATAAGGGGCTTATGCATGCTTGTGGGCATGATGGTCATATGGCTATGGGACTCGGCTGTGCCAAAGTCTTAAATGAGATGAAAGATCAGATATGTGGTGTTGTGAAGCTTGTGTTTCAACCAGCCGAAGAGGATGCTACGACAGGTGGTGGTGCACAACATATGATAAAAGATGGTGTGCTTTCAGATGAGCCTAAAATAGAAGCTATGGTGGGAATGCACATATGGCCTAAATTGAAAGTAGGGGAAGTTGGATCGCGAGTGGGTCCCATAATGGCGGCCTCAGATCCATTCAATGTGGAAGTTGTTGGAAAAGGGGTTCATGCATCACTCCCCTATATGGGAATCGATCCTATTATAACGGCTTCGCAGATTATTGTTAATCTTCAGTCTGTGATTAGTCGAAATATAAGTCCTTTCGAACAAGGCGTTATGTCGATAGGGATTATGCAAGGTGGAACTCAGTACAATACTATTCCGGAGAGGGTGCACTTTTATGGAACAGTACGAAGTTTCAACGAAGAAACACGTCTTCGAATTCATGATCGAATGAAGACTGTCATTGAAAAAGGTGCTGAGGCAATGAATGCAAAAGCAAAATTTAACTATACCTTTGGATATCCAGCTGTGATAAATAATGAAAAAATGGTAAAAATTGCAAAGTTTTCCACTGAGGAAATGCTTGGTGAAGGATCCTATATAGAAGTAGATCAACCTGCTCCGGGTGGAGAAGACTTTGCTTTTTTTGCTAAAGAAGTTCCTTCGGTTTTTCTTTGGCTAGGATACGGAGAAGAGGAAGAAATTCATCCACCCCACAGCCCACATTATGAGTTTAATGAAGCAATACTGGCTTTAGGGACAAAAGTTCTTTGTAAGACAGCCTTAGAGTGGTGTCGGTTAAATAAATAA
- a CDS encoding AbgT family transporter, protein MKVQIEQRSMLNKFLDFVERSGNKLPHPFTLFVILCVVVMMISLVASHMGISVIHPIDGQEIIVKNLLSGDGLQWMVLNLISNFTGFAPLGLVLTMVLGIGLAEKVGFMSAFMKKVMLGAPEKLLLLSVFFIGIVGNIASDAAIIIVPPLAGALFYGTKRNPLVGIAAGYAAACAGFTANIFIAGTDALLAGITEEAAQTIQPGIEVSPAVNYYFMIASTFVLTVVGAYITKRFVEPQAGEYIPEEDFELAEDEFKVSAIETKGLLRSGIASLIYWMAIVIMLIPQDSPFRGEGGTLVPSPFLRGIVPFILFWFIVIGVVYGITVGTIRSESDVPKLMTKAMEGMAGYIVLVFVIAQFVQYFNWTNIGMILAVSSANLIETLGWSGLPMVLGVLLVSTVVNIFIGSGAAKWALLSPVFVPMFMLLGYSPEYAQLAYRIGDSVTNAITPMFPYFPIVLGFFAKYDKEKAKIGTVMSMVMPYTIAFMVVWMIMLSVWHILGLPLGPGGSILL, encoded by the coding sequence GTGAAGGTACAAATAGAGCAAAGATCTATGCTGAACAAATTTCTTGATTTTGTAGAAAGGTCTGGGAATAAATTACCACACCCTTTTACTTTATTTGTTATACTATGTGTCGTAGTTATGATGATTTCTTTGGTTGCCAGTCATATGGGCATTTCTGTTATCCATCCCATTGATGGTCAAGAAATAATAGTCAAAAATTTACTGTCTGGTGATGGGCTGCAATGGATGGTATTGAATTTGATTAGCAACTTTACGGGTTTTGCGCCCCTGGGACTTGTGCTGACGATGGTACTGGGGATAGGGCTTGCTGAAAAAGTAGGTTTTATGTCAGCCTTTATGAAGAAGGTTATGTTAGGAGCACCTGAAAAACTATTACTATTATCAGTTTTTTTTATCGGGATTGTAGGAAATATTGCGTCTGACGCGGCTATTATCATTGTGCCACCCTTAGCAGGTGCGCTTTTCTATGGAACGAAAAGAAACCCTTTAGTGGGTATAGCGGCTGGATATGCAGCGGCATGTGCTGGCTTTACAGCAAATATTTTTATTGCTGGTACGGATGCGTTGCTTGCTGGGATTACTGAGGAAGCAGCACAAACTATACAACCTGGTATTGAAGTTTCACCAGCTGTTAATTATTATTTTATGATTGCATCCACATTTGTTCTTACGGTGGTAGGGGCGTATATTACAAAAAGGTTTGTTGAGCCGCAAGCGGGCGAATATATACCTGAAGAAGATTTTGAGTTGGCAGAAGATGAATTTAAGGTCTCGGCGATTGAAACAAAAGGTCTTTTAAGATCAGGAATTGCAAGCTTAATTTACTGGATGGCAATAGTGATAATGTTGATTCCCCAAGACTCTCCTTTTAGAGGGGAAGGTGGTACCCTTGTGCCGTCACCATTTTTAAGAGGGATTGTACCCTTTATACTATTCTGGTTTATCGTTATAGGTGTGGTTTATGGAATAACGGTGGGTACTATTAGATCTGAATCAGATGTTCCGAAGTTAATGACAAAGGCAATGGAAGGGATGGCTGGGTATATCGTATTGGTTTTTGTCATTGCTCAATTTGTTCAGTATTTTAACTGGACGAATATAGGTATGATCTTAGCGGTCAGTTCGGCAAATCTGATAGAAACATTGGGCTGGTCCGGATTACCGATGGTATTAGGAGTTCTTTTGGTGAGTACTGTGGTCAATATTTTTATTGGAAGTGGTGCTGCCAAATGGGCATTGCTGTCACCAGTGTTTGTGCCAATGTTCATGCTGCTAGGATACTCACCAGAGTATGCTCAGCTTGCTTATAGAATTGGTGATTCAGTAACAAATGCGATTACGCCTATGTTCCCGTACTTTCCAATTGTTTTGGGATTTTTTGCTAAATATGACAAAGAAAAAGCTAAAATCGGGACGGTTATGTCTATGGTCATGCCTTATACAATTGCATTTATGGTAGTATGGATGATTATGTTATCGGTATGGCATATACTTGGATTGCCGTTAGGTCCAGGCGGAAGTATTCTGTTGTAA
- a CDS encoding amidohydrolase yields MDARKDVIEVEEKVIGYRREFHLYAESGWKEFRTTSRIIEILEGLGLEVKYGKEVIHIPMVMGRDAEQEISNHIERGIRQGGNSKFIEKMEGYTGAVGILKTGRPGPVIAIRFDIDANDVIERKDLEHRPTKEGFASVNEGMMHACGHDGHTAMGLGLAELLIKEKKNLTGTIKLIFQPAEEGVRGARAMVGKGLLEDVDYFLAGHLGFNLQTGFIAPKTTGFLSTTKMDAYFYGKGSHASNAPEEGKNSLLAAATAVLNIHAISPHSKGITRVNVGVMQGGIGRNVIPPAATLKIETRGETPELNDYMYDKVAGILNCAAKMYGNNVSMKKEGEALAADCDEELVDIVKEVALENKERITGVINEKYLGGSEDATFMMKSVQERGGLATYIFFGAETKAAHHNEGFDFDEAVLMKGICLYKDVILKIAGR; encoded by the coding sequence TTGGATGCCAGAAAGGATGTGATAGAAGTGGAAGAAAAAGTTATTGGCTATAGGAGGGAGTTCCATCTTTATGCAGAATCGGGATGGAAGGAATTTCGAACAACATCCAGAATTATTGAAATATTAGAAGGATTAGGATTGGAAGTGAAGTATGGCAAAGAAGTTATTCATATACCAATGGTGATGGGAAGGGACGCTGAGCAAGAAATTTCAAATCATATTGAGCGTGGTATAAGACAAGGCGGAAACTCAAAGTTTATTGAAAAAATGGAAGGGTATACGGGAGCTGTTGGAATTTTAAAAACTGGAAGGCCCGGACCAGTTATTGCGATTCGTTTTGACATAGACGCTAATGACGTGATTGAGCGAAAAGATTTGGAGCATAGACCTACAAAAGAAGGGTTTGCGTCTGTCAATGAAGGGATGATGCATGCCTGTGGACATGATGGTCATACCGCTATGGGACTAGGTTTAGCAGAATTGCTGATAAAAGAAAAAAAAAACCTAACGGGTACTATCAAACTTATTTTTCAACCAGCGGAAGAAGGCGTAAGAGGTGCTAGAGCGATGGTAGGGAAAGGTTTATTAGAGGATGTGGACTATTTTCTAGCTGGGCATTTGGGGTTTAATCTTCAAACTGGATTCATTGCCCCTAAAACGACAGGTTTTTTATCTACGACTAAGATGGATGCATATTTTTATGGAAAAGGATCTCATGCAAGCAATGCACCAGAAGAAGGAAAAAATTCACTTTTGGCGGCGGCTACGGCAGTGCTTAATATTCATGCGATTTCACCTCATAGTAAGGGTATAACTAGAGTTAATGTAGGGGTGATGCAAGGAGGAATAGGGCGCAATGTCATTCCACCAGCAGCTACTTTGAAAATTGAAACTCGTGGTGAGACACCTGAATTAAATGATTATATGTATGATAAAGTCGCTGGAATACTGAATTGTGCTGCAAAGATGTATGGCAATAACGTCTCTATGAAAAAAGAGGGCGAGGCACTTGCGGCTGATTGCGACGAGGAATTAGTTGATATTGTTAAAGAGGTAGCACTGGAAAATAAAGAAAGAATCACAGGAGTCATTAATGAAAAGTATTTGGGTGGAAGTGAAGACGCGACTTTTATGATGAAATCAGTGCAAGAGCGGGGCGGCTTAGCGACTTATATCTTTTTTGGTGCTGAAACGAAAGCTGCTCATCATAACGAAGGATTTGATTTTGATGAAGCAGTTTTAATGAAAGGGATATGTCTTTATAAGGATGTCATACTCAAAATAGCAGGAAGGTAG
- the istA gene encoding IS21 family transposase — translation MIRLVQKQEIILKHFREGKSQRDINRETGISRKTIRKYIEKYEEQKQRVLEGDPEDKEIINEFMAPPKYDSSNRVRKKLTDEIIDRIHFFIRENEKKKSTGRSKQQKKKIDIYECLVEEGFDISYTTICNYIREYTETVKEAYVRQEYQPGEICEFDWGYVHLTIDGKPKMVQMAAFTSAKGNYRYANLYHNQKMENFLDVHVKFFNEIGGIYQTVVYDNMKVAVKRFVSRTQKEATEDLLKLSLYYGFQYRFCNVCRGNEKGHVERSIEYIRRKAFSKRDTFDSLEQANQYLQETLEKLNARPTEYQEGKSPADILEEEKPYLLEWMPSYDTARTSELRVNKYAVVSIDENKYSVPDDLVGRFVFAKVYPEKILLYHQEKLVAEHLRSYGAHTWSINIQHYFNTIKKKPGSLHSSTAMQQMNPTLQSIYNYHYTENPKDFIDLLELYDNVKTLRHTRTCGYE, via the coding sequence ATGATCCGTTTAGTGCAAAAACAGGAAATCATATTAAAACATTTTAGAGAAGGGAAATCACAGAGAGATATTAACAGGGAAACAGGTATTTCCAGAAAGACAATCCGGAAGTATATTGAAAAATATGAGGAGCAAAAACAAAGAGTTCTTGAGGGGGATCCAGAAGATAAAGAAATCATCAATGAGTTTATGGCACCACCTAAATATGATAGTAGCAATCGTGTACGAAAGAAGCTGACAGATGAAATCATCGATCGCATTCATTTTTTCATAAGAGAGAATGAAAAGAAAAAATCAACAGGAAGGAGCAAACAACAGAAGAAAAAAATTGATATTTATGAGTGTTTAGTGGAGGAAGGGTTTGACATTAGCTATACAACCATTTGTAATTACATTAGAGAATATACGGAGACTGTCAAGGAAGCCTATGTCAGGCAGGAATATCAGCCAGGAGAGATCTGCGAATTTGATTGGGGGTATGTTCACTTAACGATTGACGGGAAACCAAAAATGGTTCAAATGGCCGCTTTTACCAGCGCAAAAGGTAATTATCGGTACGCGAACTTGTATCACAACCAAAAGATGGAAAACTTTTTAGATGTTCATGTGAAATTCTTTAATGAGATTGGAGGGATTTATCAGACGGTGGTCTATGACAATATGAAGGTGGCTGTAAAGAGATTTGTCAGTAGAACCCAAAAGGAAGCGACGGAAGATCTGTTAAAGTTATCGCTGTACTATGGCTTTCAATATCGGTTTTGCAATGTTTGTAGAGGGAATGAAAAAGGCCACGTCGAGAGAAGTATTGAATACATCAGAAGAAAAGCTTTCAGCAAACGGGATACATTTGACAGCCTGGAACAAGCGAATCAATATCTACAGGAGACGTTGGAAAAACTCAACGCTCGTCCGACAGAATACCAGGAAGGGAAAAGCCCGGCGGATATCCTGGAGGAAGAAAAGCCCTACCTGCTTGAATGGATGCCAAGTTATGATACGGCAAGGACTTCTGAACTGAGAGTCAATAAATACGCCGTGGTCAGTATCGATGAAAACAAGTATTCAGTTCCTGATGACTTAGTGGGCCGGTTTGTTTTTGCTAAAGTATATCCGGAAAAAATCTTACTGTATCATCAGGAAAAGCTGGTAGCCGAACATTTGCGAAGCTATGGTGCCCATACCTGGAGTATCAATATCCAGCATTACTTCAACACCATAAAAAAGAAGCCTGGGTCCCTTCATTCGAGCACAGCCATGCAACAAATGAACCCCACGCTTCAATCCATATACAATTATCATTAT